One Anolis carolinensis isolate JA03-04 unplaced genomic scaffold, rAnoCar3.1.pri scaffold_26, whole genome shotgun sequence DNA segment encodes these proteins:
- the LOC134294869 gene encoding serine/threonine-protein kinase Chk2-like isoform X1 gives MSLQEEEKAEAGPSSASASGSSSSATASSVDTLPTQEALPSIPEEGGEGDGGDGRGPAKAWGRLFGLSPGFHNLDCINGEYSFGRDPSCDYVFQRSAELYQQSSKKHFRIIREEPGLGVGVAYLEDQSANGTFVNGTLIGKGKKTPLANGAEIALALPFHKVFFFCDLMSDQSMGFPPALKEKYVISKTLGTGACGEVKLAFERETCLKVAIKIINKKKCLLENDRPLNVETEVEILKKVDHPCLIKIKDFYEGEDFYIVLELMEGGELFYKVRRPAKLSEETCKLYFYQMLLAVQYLHQNGIIHRDLKLENILLSSPSEEKCLIKVSDFGQSKLLGESSLMQTLCGTPDYLAPEVLRFESGAKGGGYGRAVDAWSLGVILFICLSGYPPFSETPQKCLRDQICAGSFTFIQEIWDHVSQEALDLVRKLLEVDPIRRLTIQEALLHPWLQDEEMKRIFQELVSKAETAPNLLVKGRKRPRAEDELVGPTKARKLQQ, from the exons ATGTCGcttcaggaggaggagaaggccgaGGCGGGCCCCAGTTCGGCGTCCGCCTCAGGCTCCTCGAGCTCGGCCACGGCGAGCTCCGTGGACACGCTGCCCACCCAGGAGGCGCTCCCTTCCATCccggaggaaggaggagaaggagacggagGGGACGGGCGAGGCCCGGCCAAGGCCTGGGGAAGGCTCTTCGGCCTCTCGCCTGGATTCCACAATCTCG ATTGCATTAATGGGGAATATAGTTTCGGGCGGGATCCCTCCTGCGACTACGTCTTCCAGAGGTCagctgagttataccaacaaagcagtaagaagcacttccgtattatacgg GAGGAGCCTGGCCTGGGTGTGGGCGTGGCCTATTTGGAAGACCAGAGCGCTAACGGGACGTTCGTTAACGGGACGCTAattgggaaaggaaagaagaccCCGCTGGCCAACGGAGCCGAGATCGCCCTTGCCCTCCCCTTCCACAAAG ttttttttttttgtgacttAATGTCTGACCAATCCATGGGTTTTCCTCCGGCCTTAAAGGAGAAGTACGTCatttccaaaacacttggaac GGGCGCCTGCGGGGAAGTGAAGCTGGCCTTTGAGAGAGAGACTTGCCTTAAAGTCGCTATTAAAATAATCAACAAGAAGAAGTGCCTCCTCGAAAAC GACCGGCCACTAAACGTTGAAACCGAAGTGGAGATTTTGAAGAAAGTTgatcat CCCTGTTTAATCAAGATTAAAGACTTCTACGAAGGGGAAGATTTCTATATAGTGCTTGAATT gaTGGAAGGAGGGGAACTTTTCTACAAAGTCCGAAGGCCGGCCAAACTGAGCGAAGAAACCTGCAAACTCTATTTCTATCAAATGTTGTTGGCAGTTCAG TATCTCCACCAGAATGGCATCATCCACCGGGATCTCAAGCTGGAAAACATCCTTCTCTCCTCTCCGTCCGAGGAAAAATGCCTCATCAAA GTCTCTGACTTTGGTCAGTCGAAGCTTTTGGGGGAGTCTTCCCTGATGCAGACGCTGTGCGGGACCCCCGACTACTTGGCCCCCGAAGTCCTGCGATTCGAATCCGGGGCCAAAGGGGGCGGTTACGGGCGTGCCGTCGACGCCTGGAGCCTCGGGGTCATCCTTTTCATATG CCTTTCTGGGTACCCCCCTTTCTCGGAGACGCCTCAAAAGTGTCTCCGAGACCAGATTTGCGCCGGAAGTTTCACCTTCATCCAAGAGATATGGGACCACGTCTCCCAGGAAG CCTTAGATTTGGTCCGGAAATTGCTGGAAGTCGATCCCATCCGGCGTCTGACCATCCAGGAAGCCTTGCTTCACCCCTGGCTCCAA gatgaagagatgAAGCGCATTTTCCAGGAATTGGTTTCCAAAGCAGAGACGGCTCCAAATTTG CTTGTTAAAGGAAGGAAAAGGCCACGGGCAGAAGACGAACTTGTGGGGCCCACAAAAGCTCGGAAACTCCAGCAATAA
- the LOC134294869 gene encoding serine/threonine-protein kinase Chk2-like isoform X2, translated as MSDQSMGFPPALKEKYVISKTLGTGACGEVKLAFERETCLKVAIKIINKKKCLLENDRPLNVETEVEILKKVDHPCLIKIKDFYEGEDFYIVLELMEGGELFYKVRRPAKLSEETCKLYFYQMLLAVQYLHQNGIIHRDLKLENILLSSPSEEKCLIKVSDFGQSKLLGESSLMQTLCGTPDYLAPEVLRFESGAKGGGYGRAVDAWSLGVILFICLSGYPPFSETPQKCLRDQICAGSFTFIQEIWDHVSQEALDLVRKLLEVDPIRRLTIQEALLHPWLQDEEMKRIFQELVSKAETAPNLLVKGRKRPRAEDELVGPTKARKLQQ; from the exons ATGTCTGACCAATCCATGGGTTTTCCTCCGGCCTTAAAGGAGAAGTACGTCatttccaaaacacttggaac GGGCGCCTGCGGGGAAGTGAAGCTGGCCTTTGAGAGAGAGACTTGCCTTAAAGTCGCTATTAAAATAATCAACAAGAAGAAGTGCCTCCTCGAAAAC GACCGGCCACTAAACGTTGAAACCGAAGTGGAGATTTTGAAGAAAGTTgatcat CCCTGTTTAATCAAGATTAAAGACTTCTACGAAGGGGAAGATTTCTATATAGTGCTTGAATT gaTGGAAGGAGGGGAACTTTTCTACAAAGTCCGAAGGCCGGCCAAACTGAGCGAAGAAACCTGCAAACTCTATTTCTATCAAATGTTGTTGGCAGTTCAG TATCTCCACCAGAATGGCATCATCCACCGGGATCTCAAGCTGGAAAACATCCTTCTCTCCTCTCCGTCCGAGGAAAAATGCCTCATCAAA GTCTCTGACTTTGGTCAGTCGAAGCTTTTGGGGGAGTCTTCCCTGATGCAGACGCTGTGCGGGACCCCCGACTACTTGGCCCCCGAAGTCCTGCGATTCGAATCCGGGGCCAAAGGGGGCGGTTACGGGCGTGCCGTCGACGCCTGGAGCCTCGGGGTCATCCTTTTCATATG CCTTTCTGGGTACCCCCCTTTCTCGGAGACGCCTCAAAAGTGTCTCCGAGACCAGATTTGCGCCGGAAGTTTCACCTTCATCCAAGAGATATGGGACCACGTCTCCCAGGAAG CCTTAGATTTGGTCCGGAAATTGCTGGAAGTCGATCCCATCCGGCGTCTGACCATCCAGGAAGCCTTGCTTCACCCCTGGCTCCAA gatgaagagatgAAGCGCATTTTCCAGGAATTGGTTTCCAAAGCAGAGACGGCTCCAAATTTG CTTGTTAAAGGAAGGAAAAGGCCACGGGCAGAAGACGAACTTGTGGGGCCCACAAAAGCTCGGAAACTCCAGCAATAA